TAAAAACGGCCAGTTTATAGTCGCGTCCGCTGGATCGCTAATCCCGCCGTTCGAGCGATTAAATTGATTTGATCCAACAGGGCCTGTTAGAGGATCTGTGCCGTCTTGCAAAATTGTATGCAGAGGCGTAACTGCGCCGTTTAATGGATTCACTACCGAAGGAATATCGTATATAGCACGAATTTCGAACGAAAGGACCTCTTGCAACAAAGGTTGTGCTAGTGGCTGGTTTGTATTGGGATCTAAAAGATTTGGGATCTGTCTAACTAGATTCGGCTGCGTGGCACCCGAATAATTGCGAGATCCGGCAGGTGTAGTCACCACCGAGTAGAGCGGCATAGTCACATCAGCTGGCGAATTATAATAACCAGTAACTCCACCATTGGCTAATAACGTCTGGCTGATTTCCGGGGCCGAGTAAGCGGACGAGGTCGAAGAATCAATGACCTGTCCCGACACCGGGCTCGGGGCCAAAGTGCTGACACGGCGGTAGAGCGTATAAAGCTGCTCCTGACCGTAGGCGCCCTGAATTGTCTGGTTGGGATTGGGGTAAAGAAAATAGCTCACTTCCCCCCATTTGCTGGCGAACAGACTCGAGGTGCCCAACTCATAAGAACTAAGACTGGTGAGGTTCGAGCCCGGAAGACCGGGCATATTCGCCTGAAAGGCATCTGCGACCGTGGTGCCGCTGCGCTTGACGGTCATGGCCATCTGATGATTGACGGCGCGGGTAACCGGGACATTATCGCTATCGAGACCTTCGCGGATGACACGCGGGGCGTAGATGCGGAAGTAGCCCATTTCTGGCGGGGCCCAGCCGATTTTATCAAGTCGTTGGTCGGACAGATAAGGCCCCGACAATCCCGGCTGAAAACTGCCATCGAAGTGCTGCGAAGCGACATCCCGGCGGATCACGGCCGAGGCGATTCGCAATTTTTCGGCCATCTGACCGGTGGAGCGGAGGATGCGGAAGGCGTCGATACCCGATTGGAAAGCGCCGGTGAGGATGAGCATGATGAACATGCACAAAGCCACCGAGACCAGCATTTCCACCAGGGTGAAACCCCGTCGACCACGTTTAAGGTACTGCTTCATAAGTTAGGTTCCGGGAGGCCTTGATTGCGAGTCATGCCTCGAAACTATCCTACCCCGTCCCGGTGGGGAACAAATGTCCGGGTGGGAGGAGATTGGGACTTAGACGCCGCGTCCGAGGGTCCAGTATCCAGGCCGTCGCGAAATTCCGCAACCCGATACCGTCGCCTCGGACGAAAAAATATCTGCAAAAACCAAATAACCGATGCAATCCTCAAGGAGCGGGAGTGCCGAACGCCGAGATGGTTCCCCGGTCGAATACTTCGGTCACGTTGTCCATCACGATAAGAACCTGCCAGGTGCGGCCATTGGTAAACCGGGCGTAATTATTCGTGCCCGGAATCTGGCCTGGCTGAGGCAAAGGTTTTAATGGAGTTTGAATTTCGATATCCATCGTGCCGCCTGTGGCCGTGGTCGCTTCCTGAACGGAAACCACCCGGTAGAAATCGGCGAACTGCCGCAGATATTGATCGACTGTCGGACCATTCAGAGCACCGCTATGCTCGGTCACGGCGTATTGCGAAGCGTTCATGATCCAAGTGCCGCGCTTGATGGGAGGCCGGGCACCGCTGTAATTCAAAGTCACAATGTTCGAGTTCGAAGTGTAGGCAAGCCCGGCGGTGTTGGGCAGAAGATTTCCATTCGCAGAGACCCCATAGATATATTCCTGATTGGCCACATCAGTGGCCGGTCGACGGCGGAAGACCACAACGTTGAGATTCACTTCATACCGGATATTATTTTTGAGGCGTTGAATCATCCAGCCGTAGTTGTAGTCCCCTTCCCGCTTCACAGGGAAGTAACCTGGTTGTCCTGCGCTATAATTCGGATTACCGGCTCGGCCGACATCGTTGAACGTAAAATCGTCTAGCAGGCTGCAGAAGTTGAGTCGAGTGAAGGGCTGCTGTGAGATCGCTTGAGGTGTGCCATTGGAAGCCGGGAATAAAACATCCCGTCGAGCAATATAGCGGGAAGCGTTGGCACCGCCTCCGGTTAATCCGGCCACCCAAAAGTTCGAATTGATTGTCTGTTGTAGTGCCACGCCAATTGGGTCGAGAAACACCGGCATGCTGGGAACCGTCAGTGTCGTGGGGTCCACGGTGTTAGGAGCAGGAAGTACTGCTCCCTGCCCGGCGGGGGTAGCGGTTGCGTTCGATACGATATACCCGGGAGTAACGCCGGAATTGCGATTATCAAGTGCAGCGATTCCCGGCTGAAGAGTGAAGACTGCGGATTCCGGATTCAATCCCCCATTGCCATTCAACCAGGCGTACTTCCAGAACAGGCGAAACTGTCGATCGGCATTAGCGGCGGCCGTGGCGGTGCGATCGTCCTTCATGGCCTGGGCCATCTGGAGCGCGCCGATAGGGAACAGCGCCATCAGAGCCATCAGGCCGATGGCCAAAATGAATATCGCCACCAGAACCTCGGTGAGGCTGAGAGCGGATCGGCGATGACTTCGCAGTTTCATGATCGAACTCGTATTAATTACCGTTCTTCATCGCGGTATAAAATTACATCCCAGAATCGCCACTTCCATCTAATAGGAAGTAATAAGGATTCCAAACTGGAGAACTTCCTGGTGTCACGTTAACCGGATGGGCTCCGACACTTCCCGTCCGGGAAGCAATTGAAATCAATGTCGGCGAACCGGCCCCTTTTTGAGTGTTGCCATTAAAGGAGTAACCATTATTTGAAGTCCAAGTCCAGCGAACATCATCAATGGAACGAACCCACAGTACAACACGGGGAGCCCCGTTATAAAGCACTTCACCCGAAGCGCCGAAGAGAATGTCGGTGTAATTTGTGCCGGTGAGGCCGCCGTAGTTGAACGGTTCGCTCAAGGCCAGATCGATGCAGATCCCTTTGGGAAGTAGGAGGGGTTGTTCGCCGATGACTGGTTTGGGTTGTCGAAGGATGCGGCACTCGCCATTGCTGAAATAGATCTTTCCATTTACGCCCGCCTGCGGATTATAGGGCGGATTGGGTTGATTAGTAACTGGACTGATATTGAGTTGCCCGGGTGGAATAGAGAAGCCTCCCCCCGTAGGTTGACCCGGAGCGAGGATCAGGTCAATAGCGTTATTATTAGGCGCGGGGCCCGAACCCATCTGCTGTGCCCTAGCTACACCTAGAATTTTGAATCTATAAGTGGTGCCATAGTTTACTTCCAGTGTGTCGCCAGCACCGAAGGGTTGCGGTGTAGTCGCAGTTGGGTTGATG
The genomic region above belongs to Telmatocola sphagniphila and contains:
- a CDS encoding PilW family protein, with protein sequence MKQYLKRGRRGFTLVEMLVSVALCMFIMLILTGAFQSGIDAFRILRSTGQMAEKLRIASAVIRRDVASQHFDGSFQPGLSGPYLSDQRLDKIGWAPPEMGYFRIYAPRVIREGLDSDNVPVTRAVNHQMAMTVKRSGTTVADAFQANMPGLPGSNLTSLSSYELGTSSLFASKWGEVSYFLYPNPNQTIQGAYGQEQLYTLYRRVSTLAPSPVSGQVIDSSTSSAYSAPEISQTLLANGGVTGYYNSPADVTMPLYSVVTTPAGSRNYSGATQPNLVRQIPNLLDPNTNQPLAQPLLQEVLSFEIRAIYDIPSVVNPLNGAVTPLHTILQDGTDPLTGPVGSNQFNRSNGGISDPADATINWPFLELPRYTYLPRRNNNGFNYGYHPGNLNSSFAPPPTPPYPAIAVSLPYPPPYTQVTNAGLNTNPNPSSFNYPPSIPPNPLDINFPSNRYRPEGMQFAYTFDTWTRYGNASQFPNLKYVNWDNDSIEPPSPTPYVPGNPYTDLQTNPANNVPTGCLVPWEDRPPMRIRIRALQIKLRVWDAKAGLARQVTIIQDV
- a CDS encoding type II secretion system protein translates to MRTGFNKQGQRGFTLVELLVVLGIMVLLATLAILVVPSSDNRAAARAADQVQGWIFGAKNRAVRDQSVRGVRLMINDPTNPTLVTELQYLEQPEVYLPRTAVATPTVPAGSPCTVVIYHPDVYPAGIPQGSYIATIGDPTPSQAGVPLPLQDRRSFINPTATTPQPFGAGDTLEVNYGTTYRFKILGVARAQQMGSGPAPNNNAIDLILAPGQPTGGGFSIPPGQLNISPVTNQPNPPYNPQAGVNGKIYFSNGECRILRQPKPVIGEQPLLLPKGICIDLALSEPFNYGGLTGTNYTDILFGASGEVLYNGAPRVVLWVRSIDDVRWTWTSNNGYSFNGNTQKGAGSPTLISIASRTGSVGAHPVNVTPGSSPVWNPYYFLLDGSGDSGM
- a CDS encoding type IV pilus modification PilV family protein, which codes for MKLRSHRRSALSLTEVLVAIFILAIGLMALMALFPIGALQMAQAMKDDRTATAAANADRQFRLFWKYAWLNGNGGLNPESAVFTLQPGIAALDNRNSGVTPGYIVSNATATPAGQGAVLPAPNTVDPTTLTVPSMPVFLDPIGVALQQTINSNFWVAGLTGGGANASRYIARRDVLFPASNGTPQAISQQPFTRLNFCSLLDDFTFNDVGRAGNPNYSAGQPGYFPVKREGDYNYGWMIQRLKNNIRYEVNLNVVVFRRRPATDVANQEYIYGVSANGNLLPNTAGLAYTSNSNIVTLNYSGARPPIKRGTWIMNASQYAVTEHSGALNGPTVDQYLRQFADFYRVVSVQEATTATGGTMDIEIQTPLKPLPQPGQIPGTNNYARFTNGRTWQVLIVMDNVTEVFDRGTISAFGTPAP